In a single window of the Solea senegalensis isolate Sse05_10M linkage group LG1, IFAPA_SoseM_1, whole genome shotgun sequence genome:
- the arfgef1 gene encoding brefeldin A-inhibited guanine nucleotide-exchange protein 1 isoform X1, with amino-acid sequence MFEGKKTKNMFLTRALEKILADKEVKKAHHSQLRKACEVALEEIKEESEKLSPPSGDGKSGSSTLPPIKSKTTFIEADKYFLPFELACQSKCPRIVITSLDCLQKLIAYGHLTGSAPDNAAPGKKLIDRIIETICACFQGPQTDEGVQLQIIKALLTAVTSQHIEIHEGTVLQAVRTCYNIYLASKNLINQTTAKATLTQMLNVIFARMENQALQEAKQLERERHRQHSPVAQHTEPDSPQLQTHIHPQAKGSSGQEANGPVSPPTPSINIPSTPSTPSTPAPEGGSNSSRSVSVEQEEQGEQGPAFESPDPENGSDFCVAENEQTEADQATAAAQNAAAQQHQEAGGGRDEEEQGPNYEEKAQEIVQSILQEVVNTVAGGHCLDPANLCSDTKESGGEGEGEPAESEAAEAVTEGTQSSLDDEGTLGSDSEHVHANGIPGTPISASFTPSLPDDRLSVSSNDTQESGAAPGQPPGAKFSHILQKDAFLVFRSLCKLSMKPLSDGPPDPKSHELRSKVLSLQLLLSILQNAGPIFKTNEMFINAIKQYLCVALSKNGVSSVPEVFELSLSIFLTLLSHFKTHLKMQIEVFFKEIFLYILETSTSSYDHKWMVIQTLTRICADAQSVVDIYVNYDCDLNAANIFERLVNDLSKIAQGRGGHELGTTPLQELTLRKKGLECLVSILKCMVEWSKDQYVNPNSQTSLGETRMLHDCQEKPSEQDSTETKAPETINRYGSINSLDSTASSGIGSYSTQMSGTDNPEQFEVLKQQKEIIEQGIDLFNKKPKRGIQYLQEQGMLGTTPEDLAQFLHQEERLDSTQVGEFLGDNDRFNKEVMYAYVDQMDFLGKDFVSALRMFLEGFRLPGEAQKIDRLMEKFAARYLECNQGQTLFASADTAYVLAYSIIMLTTDLHSPQVKNKMTKEQYIKMNRGINDSKDLPEENLSAIYDEIAGKKIAMKETKELTMKSNKQSVASEKQRRLLYNVEMEQMAKTAKALMEAVSHVQAPFTSATHLEHVRPMFKLAWTPFLAAFSVGLQDCDDTEVASLCLEGIRCAIRIACIFSIQLERDAYVQALARFTLLTASSGIAEMKQKNIDTIKTLITVAHTDGNYLGNSWHEIMKCISQLELAQLIGTGVKARYISGTVRGREGFLASTKEQSSDEYLGLVGGTVDRKQIASIQESIGETSSQSVVVAVDRIFTGSTRLDGNAIVDFVRWLCAVSMDELASPTHPRMFSLQKIVEISYYNMGRIRLQWSRIWEVIGDHFNKVGCNSNEDVAIFAVDSLRQLSMKFLEKGELANFRFQKDFLRPFEHIMKKNRSPTIRDMVVRCIAQMVNSQAANIRSGWKNIFSVFHLAASDQDESIVELAFQTTGHIVTNVFEKHFAATIDSFQDAVKCLSEFACNASFPDTSMEAIRLIRHCAKYVSERPQAFKDYTSDDMNVAPEDRVWVRGWFPILFELSCIINRCKLDVRTRGLTVMFEVMKTYGHTFEKHWWQDLFRIVFRIFDNMKLPEQQTEKAEWMTTTCNHALYAICDVFTQYFESLSDVLLDDILAQLYWCVQQDNEQLARSGTNCLENVVILNGEKFSPETWDKICNCMLDIFKTTIPHSLLTWRPEGEHSTTQSLSDKHLDSVSQKSVDIQSRSDDQHSISSADRVAAENRWQSPYSTASGTYEDNSRSRTPSKIQEQRLFSALLIKCVVQLELIQTIDNIVFFPATSKKEDAENFAAAQRDAACAAEVPVEKQDQGMYRYLTSEQLLKLLDCLLESHHFAKAFNSNNEQRTLLWKAGFKGKSKPNLLKQETSSLACGLRILFRMYVDESRRDAWAEVQRRLLNVCSEAVAYFLTLTSESHREAWTNLLLLFLTKVLKISDDRFKAHASRYYPLLCEIMQFDLIPELRAVLRKFYLRIGLVFNIAQLPEPEPEPQPRPRGGQETDTEVGEEAGEEAQ; translated from the exons aggaAATCAAAGAAGAGTCGGAGAAGTTAAG TCCACCCAGTGGAGACGGCAAATCTGGTTCCAGCACTTTACCTCCAATCAAATCAAAGACCACCTTCATTGAAGCCGACAAGTACTTCTTGCCTTTTGAGCTGGCATGTCAGTCCAAATGTCCCCGCATTGTCATCACCTCACTCGACTGTTTACAG AAACTGATAGCGTACGGCCACCTGACGGGCAGCGCCCCGGACAATGCGGCCCCGGGCAAGAAGCTCATCGACCGGATCATCGAGACCATCTGTGCTTGTTTCCAAGGGCCGCAGACTGACGAGGGCGTCCAGCTACAGATTATTAAG GCTCTGCTGACCGCAGTCACCTCCCAGCACATAGAAATCCACGAGGGCACCGTCCTGCAGGCGGTCCGCACATGCTATAACATCTACCTGGCCAGCAAGAACCTCATCAACCAGACCACGGCGAAGGCCACGCTCACGCAGATGCTCAACGTCATCTTCGCACGCATGGAGAATCAAGCA CTGCAGGAAGCGAAGCAGCTGGAGAGAGAGCGGCACCGGCAGCACTCCCCGGTCGCCCAGCACACCGAGCCAGACTCCCCCCAGCTCCAGACTCACATCCACCCACAGGCCAAGGGTTCGAGCGGCCAGGAGGCCAACGGTCCCGTGAGTCCTCCGACTCCCAGCATCAACATCCCATCCACGCCGTCCACCCCCTCGACACCGGCACCGGAGGgcggcagcaacagcagcaggtctgtgtctgtggagcaggaggagcagggagagCAGGGGCCGGCCTTTGAAAGCCCGGATCCAGAGAACGGTTCTGACTTCTGCGTGGCTGAAAACGAGCAGACTGAGGCCGACCAAGCTACCGCAGCAGCTCAGA ACGCAGCAGCTCAGCAGCATCAGGAGGCAGGAGGCGGGCGTGACGAGGAGGAGCAGGGTCCAAACTACGAGGAGAAGGCACAGGAAATTGTGCAGAGCATCTTGCAGGAGGTCGTCAATACTGTTGCAGGAG gACACTGCCTGGACCCTGCAAACCTCTGCTCCGACACCAAGGAGTCTGGTGGCGAGGGCGAAGGCGAGCCGGCGGAGTCAGAGGCGGCCGAAGCGGTGACGGAGGGAACCCAGAGCTCCCTCGATGACGAGGGCACGCTGGGTAGTGACAGCGAGCACGTCCACGCTAACGGGATCCCCGGCACGCCCAtttctgccagtttcactcCCTCGCTGCCTGATGACAGACTGTCTGTCTCCTCTAATGACACTCAG GAATCAGGAGCAGCGCCCGGGCAGCCACCAGGTGCTAAATTCTCCCACATCCTCCAGAAAGACGCCTTCCTGGTCTTTCGCTCACTCTGCAAGCTGTCGATGAAGCCACTGTCAGATGGACCACCTGATCCCAA GTCCCACGAGCTGCGGTCGAaggtcctgtccctgcagctgctgctgtccaTCCTGCAGAACGCCGGGCCCATCTTCAAGACCAACGAGATGTTCATCAACGCCATCAAGCAGTacctgtgtgtggccctgtctAAGAACGGCGTCTCCTCTGTGCCCGAGGTGTTCGAGCTGTCGCTGTCCATTTTCCTCACGCTGCTCTCCCACTTCAAGACGCACCTGAAGATGCAAATTGAG GTTTTCTTCAAGGAGATTTTCCTGTACATTCTTGAAACGTCCACAAGCTCCTATGACCACAAGTGGATGGTCATACAAACCCTCACCAGAATATGTGCAG ATGCCCAGAGTGTGGTGGACATCTACGTGAACTATGACTGTGACTTGAATGCTGCTAACATATTCGAGCGCCTCGTCAACGACCTCTCGAAGATCGCGCAGGGTCGCGGCGGCCACGAGCTCGGCACGACACCGCTGCAG GAGCTGACCCTGCGAAAGAAGGGCCTTGAATGTCTAGTGTCCATCCTGAAATGTATGGTTGAGTGGAGCAAGGACCAATACGTCAACCCCAACTCCCAGACGAGCCTCGGTGAGACGCGGATGCTTCATGACT GCCAAGAGAAACCGTCGGAGCAGGACAGCACAGAGACCAAAGCCCCTGAAACCATAAATCGCTATGGCAGCATTAACTCGCTGGACTCCACAGCCTCATCTGGCATTGGGAGCTACAGCACCCAAATGTCAGGTACCGACAACCCCGAGCAGTTCGAGGTCCTCAAGCAGCAGAAGGAGATCATCGAGCAGGGAATTGACCT GTTTAACAAGAAACCAAAGAGGGGAATCCAGTACCTACAGGAGCAAGGCATGCTGGGTACAACCCCAGAGGACCTTGCGCAGTTCTTGCACCAAGAAGAAAGGCTTGATTCG ACCCAAGTGGGAGAGTTCCTCGGCGATAATGACCGCTTCAACAAAGAGGTGATGTACGCCTACGTGGATCAAATGGACTTCCTCGGCAAAGACTTTGTCTCTGCGCTGAGGATGTTCTTGGAGGGCTTCCGGCTCCCTGGGGAGGCGCAGAAGATTGACCGGCTCATGGAGAAATTCGCAGCGAGATATCTGGAGTGCAATCAGGG CCAAACGCTCTTTGCCAGCGCTGACACCGCGTACGTCCTTGCCTACTCGATCATTATGTTGACAACAGACCTTCACAGTCCTCAG GTGaagaataaaatgacaaaagagcAATACATCAAGATGAACCGCGGCATCAACGACAGCAAAGACCTGCCCGAGGAGAATCTCTCGGCCATCTATGACGAGATCGCGGGGAAAAAGATTGCCATGAAGGAGACGAAAGAGCTCACGATGAAATCCAACAAGCAGA GTGTGGCCAGCGAGAAGCAGAGGCGTCTGCTGTACAACGTGGAGATGGAGCAGATGGCCAAGACGGCCAAAGCCCTAATGGAGGCCGTCAGCCACGTCCAGGCTCCCTTCACCAGCGCCACACATCTGGAGCACGTCAGGCCCATGTTTAAG CTGGCATGGACGCCCTTCCTGGCCGCCTTCAGCGTGGGTCTCCAGGACTGCGACGACACCGAGGTGGCCTCTCTGTGCCTGGAAGGCATCCGCTGTGCCATCAGGATAGCGTGCATCTTCTCCATCCAG CTGGAGAGGGACGCGTACGTCCAGGCCCTGGCGAGGTTCACTCTGCTCACGGCCAGCTCTGGCATTGCAGAAATGAAGCAGAAGAACATCGACACCATCAAGACCCTCATCACTGTGGCCCACACGGACGGCAACTACCTGGGCAACTCCTGGCATGAA atCATGAAGTGCATCAGTCAGTTGGAGCTGGCTCAGCTGATCGGCACGGGCGTGAAGGCGCGCTACATCTCAGGGACGGTGCGAGGCAGAGAGGGCTTTCTGGCAAGCACCAAGGAGCAGAGCAGCGACGAGTACCTTGGTTTAG TTGGAGGCACAGTGGACCGTAAGCAGATTGCCAGCATTCAGGAATCCATCGGCGAGACGAGCTCTCAGAGTGTGGTGGTAGCTGTCGACAG GATATTCACAGGCTCCACCAGACTGGATGGTAACGCAATAG TTGACTTTGTGCGCTGGCTGTGCGCCGTGTCCATGGATGAGCTGGCCTCGCCCACGCACCCGCGAATGTTCAGCCTGCAGAAGATAGTCGAGATCTCCTACTACAACATGGGCCGCATCAGGCTGCAGTGGTCCAGGATCTGGGAGGTGATAGGAGACCATTTCAACAAG GTTGGCTGTAATTCCAATGAAGACGTGGCCATTTTTGCCGTGGACTCTCTCAGGCAACTGTCCATGAAGTTTTTGGAGAAGGGCGAGTTGGCCAACTTCAGGTTCCAGAAAGACTTCCTGAGGCCTTTTGAGCACATTATGAAGAAGAACAg GTCTCCCACCATCAGAGACATGGTCGTGCGCTGCATCGCCCAGATGGTCAACTCCCAGGCGGCAAACATCCGCTCGGGCTGGAAGAACATCTTCTCCGTCTTCCACCTGGCTGCGTCGGACCAGGACGAGAGCATCGTGGAGCTGGCTTTTCAGACCACCGGCCACATCGTCA CGAATGTATTTGAAAAGCACTTTGCGGCCACCATCGACTCCTTCCAGGATGCTGTTAAGTGTCTGTCAGAGTTCGCCTGTAACGCCTCCTTCCCAGACACCAGCATGGAAGCCATCCGCCTCATCCGACACTGCGCCAAATACGTCTCAGAGAGGCCACAG GCTTTCAAAGACTACACCAGTGATGACATGAATGTAGCGCCCGAGGACCGCGTGTGGGTGCGAGGCTGGTTCCCCATTCTCTTCGAGCTCTCCTGCATCATCAACAGGTGTAAGCTGGACGTCAGGACGAG GGGCCTGACGGTGATGTTTGAAGTCATGAAAACCTACGGTCACACCTTTGAGAAGCACTGGTGGCAAGATCTGTTCCGAATCGTCTTCAGGATCTTTGACAACATGAAGCTGCCCGAGCAGCAGACTGAG AAAGCGGAGTGGATGACCACCACCTGCAACCATGCACTTTATGCCATCTGTGATGTCTTCACCCAATACTTTGAGTCCCTCAGTGACGTCCTGCTGGACGACATTCTGGCTCAGCTCTACTGGTGTGTGCAGCAAG ATAATGAGCAGCTCGCTCGCTCGGGCACCAACTGTCTAGAGAACGTGGTGATCCTGAACGGAGAGAAGTTTTCCCCCGAGACGTGGGACAAGATCTGTAACTGCATGCTGGACATCTTCAAGACCACCATCCCGCACTC GCTGTTGACATGGAGACCAGAAGGAGAACACTCGACAACACAGAGCCTGTCAGACAAACACTTG GACTCCGTCTCCCAGAAGTCTGTGGACATCCAGTCGCGCTCCGACGACCAACATTCCATCAGCAGCGCTGACAGAGTCGCCGCCGAGAACCGCTGGCAGAGTCCGTACAGCACGGCCTCAGGCACGTACGAGGACAACTCCCGGAGCAGGACCCCTTCAA AAATCCAGGAGCAGCGTCTGTTCTCGGCCTTGCTGATCAAGTGCGTCGTGCAGCTGGAGCTCATCCAGACGATCGATAACATCGTGTTTTTTCCTGCCACCAGTAAGAAGGAGGACGCCGAGAACTTTGCTGCGGCTCAG CGGGACGCCGCGTGTGCCGCAGAAGTCCCCGTGGAGAAGCAGGACCAGGGCATGTATCGCTACCTGACCTCTGAGCAGCTCCTGAAGCTGCTCGACTGCCTGCTGGAGTCGCACCACTTCGCTAAAGCGTTCAACTCCAACAACGAGCAGAGGACTCTACTGTGGAAAGCAG GTTTTAAAGGGAAGTCAAAACCCAACCTGTTGAAGCAGGAGACCAGCAGTTTGGCCTGTGGCCTGCGAATCCTGTTCCGCATGTATGTGGACGAGAGCCGCCGCGACGCCTGGGCGGAGGTGCAGAGACGACTTCTCAA tgtgtgcagtgagGCTGTGGCGTATTTCTTGACTCTGACCTCAGAGAGTCACAGAGAAGCCTGGaccaacctgctgctgctcttcctcaCCAAGGTGCTAAAGATCAGCGATGACAGg TTCAAGGCCCACGCGTCCAGATATTACCCCCTGCTGTGTGAGATCATGCAGTTTGACCTGATCCCAGAGCTGCGGGCCGTCCTCAGGAAGTTCTACCTGCGGATCGGCCTGGTCTTCAACATTGCACAGCTGCCCGAGCCTGAACCGGAGCCTCAGCCGCGTCCACGTGGAGGTCAAGAGACGGACACGGAGGTGGGAGAGGAGGCTGGCGAGGAGGCGCAGTGA